The Candidatus Zixiibacteriota bacterium DNA segment GGACCGTGATCAATGGAGACACGCTGTGGGCCGATCCCTCGGATCGCCGCTATCCCCTGGGTACACTGCCGCGCGCCTGCGAAGCACGTTGGGCTCTGGCGGTGGGACCGTTCGGGGGGCGGCTCCTCTTCACGCCTTCGCAGACGGCGGCGCAGAACCGCTTTGTCACGCGCATGGAAGGCACTCTCGACTCGGTCGGGGATCTGAACTTCACGGCCCATGTGCTGGCCAGCGGGCACTTTGCGCGTTGCCTGCCCTTGCGTGGGGGAAGCGACGCTCGGGACAACATCGCCGTGCTTCTGGGCGTCGCCCGTCCATCCGTGGACGGCATTGTGGATCGGATCGAAGTCGTGGCCTCCGATGCGATCGCCGCCGATCTGCGCGGGCGCATCAGCGGCTGGGCTGTCTCCGGCCCCCATCAGTTGCTGATTCGTCCCGCGCCGGCCGGCTGGGTTGCGGCCGACACTCTGGGTGGCCGGCCCGACCCCGGCCACGTGGAGTTTCGCCAATCGGTCGATGACACGCTGATCGTCCATCTGCCTCAGGATTGGTCGGCCCAGTATTGGCCCACGGCACCGCCGGCGGTCGATTCCGGAGGAGAATTCCGCGAGGAACGAGAACTGAACGATGGTGCGCTTGTACTGACCCGCCATCTACGATGGGATGCCTTGGGCCGTACGGATGGGGAGAGGCATACGCTGTCACGGATTCGTGCCGCGTACCGCGCCGCCCGCAACGCCGAATGGCTCTTCACGCCGTCATCCGGCCGGCAACCGGTCGACAGCAACACCGTATCTCCCGTGAAGGGTGCTGCTCCATCCCAAGACAGAGGTGTTGGTGGGCGGAGAATTCCCTCCGGGTGACCGACGGATCGGGAAGAGGCACAGACGTAGGTTCGTCGGACTGACGGCTCTTAGGTCAGTTTCGGCTTCTCGTCATTTGCGCCGCTGCGGCCGGGTTGTTTACCCGACCGCAGCGGAGTGAGAATGCAGAACGGCGTCCGATGCGTCATTGGATCGGTGGACAGTTGGTCGGATAGGGATCACATTGACAGGGATTGCAGATCCGTGTCGCCGGATCATACCCTCGGAAGGCAACGTCCGCCATCCGAACCACATCCTGCACATTGCAGAAACCACTACAGTCCAAGTCGGTGCGCTGGGCTGGATTGCCGCTTCCACACAACGGGTCAAATGTCGGCGCTTTGCCCCGGAAGGCCACGTCGGTCGTCGCCACCACGTCTTGGACATTCGTTATCGTGTCGCAGTACGGATCCCCCAAGCAGGGACAGTGACAGGCAACGGTGATCGTTCCTTTCGTGAACGACGGCACCCTGATCTGCGGCGTTTCGCAGGCGGCCCCACCCACGAATTGCAGATGATTCCCCGGTGCCACGCAGCCGGTGTCGATCTCGAACGTCCCCGGATTCATGGTCACGTCGAATGTGAGGATGAACGAGGCGTTGGCCGTCCCCGGCGGATCGGCACCGGCGGCCAGGACATCATTGGGAGGCTGGGCGAGGCTCGTATACGACCACAGGACGCCATCTGGGCTCACGAAATCCACAGTGGGTGCCGGAGTCTGATAGCTGTTCGCCGTCGGTCCGCTACACGATGTGCCGCTGGGCGTGGCATAGTATTGCTTGGCCCCTGATCCCTGGCCGACGGGACTGGCGCCCACGCGGTTGGCGGGTGGGACGCTGAGCACCAGTGAATTGGCGATGTAAGCGCCGCCTGTCACGGTGCGAATATCCAGAGGCAGCGTGATCGCCGAGATGTCGATGTCATTGGTGATGGCGATCCCCGCCTGCACGCTCGTGGCGCCCAGCCAGACAGTCTTGGATTCGACCACCACAGCGCCACCGGGGTCCGTCTGCCACGCCAAACACGAGGCACAATCACACGAGTTGCAGAAGATCACATCCGGATCGTACTCCTTGAACGCGGCGCAGACCATCTTGATGACATCGAGGATGTTGGTGCCATCGTCGCAGTTGACGTTGGTCCGCTCCTTCGGGCAATTGGGATCGAAGACAGGAGTCTGCCCGCGGAAGGCGACGTTGACTGCCGCGTTGACATCAATGACCGTGACCTCTCCATCGCAATTGGGGTCGCCGTCGCAGGGGCAGTCGCAGATGGTGATGACACCTTTGGTGAACGCCGGGAGGAATGGCGGCGGGTCGCAGTCCGGTGTGCCCATGAACAGCAGGTGATTCCCTGGGGCGACGCAACAGGTGTCGATCTCGAATACCCCGCCGCTCCCGTTCACGTCGAAGGTGAGCAGGAATGAGGCATTGGCGGTACCGGGCGGATCCGCGCCCACTGGCAGAATGCCGGCGGGTGGTGGACCCGTTACAAATCCGGACCACAAGACCGCATCGGGGCTGATGAAGTCAACCGGCCCCTCCGTCTGGTAACCGCTGGAGATCGGGCCGCTGCAGTTGCCGTCGGCGGTGGGGTAGTAGCGCTTGTCAATGCTCCCGGAAGCGATCGGACTTGAGCCGACTCGGTTGCCGGGGGGAACGGTCAGGGTAAGCGCGTTGGCAGTGAAAGCACCGCCGCTGACAGTGCGGAACTCCAGTGGCAGCACGATCCCGGTCAAGTCCATCTTGTTGGCCAGAGAAACCCCGACCTCCACGCCGACCTCGTTCTTCTGCACCATCTTCGATTCCACCACGACGGATCCGCCGGGAGTCACGGGCGGGCGCTGACATGACGGGCAGTCGCAGGAGTTGCAGAAGAGCTGAGCCGGCGAGTAACCATGGAAGGCGACACATTCGAACAGTCTCACGTCGAGAATGTTGGTCACGTCATCGCAGTTGACGTTCGTTCGCTCCTTCGGACAGTCGGGATCGAATACCGGAGCAGCACCGCGGAAGGCGACGTTGACCGCCTGCGTAAGATCGGTGACAGTCACGAAGCCGTCGCAATTGGGATCGCCGTCACAGGGACAATCGCAGAGGGTGATGGTTCCCTTGGTGAATGTCGGCAGGCGAACCTCGGCATTACAGCCGTTCCCGGCCGTGAACATCAGGTGATTCCCCGGGGTGACACAACAGGTGTCGATCTCAAACGTCCCGACGTTGGCGTTGGCATCGAAGGTGAGCAGGAAGCTGGCGTTGGCCGTCCCCGGCGGGTCGGCGCCCGCGGGCAGCATGTCTCCGGGTGGGACAGTCGAGCTGTACCCGGCCCACAGGATGCCGTCGGGGCTGACATAGTCCACAGCGCCCGCTCCCGTCGTGTACGTGTATGAGATCGGCCCGCTGCAAGGCATACCACCGGGCATGGGATAGTACAGGCTTGTGACCGCGCCGGTGCCGACCGGGCTTGAGCCGACACGGTTGGCGGCCGGGACCGTGAAGGAGAGGTTGGCTGCAATGTAAGCGCCTCCAGTGACGGAGCGAAGCTCCAGCGGCATCACGATAGCCGAGATGTCGACGTCATTAGCAATCGAGATGCCCACCTGAACCCCTGCTGTTGCGGGCGGAACTCTCTTGGATTCAACGGTGACCGAGCCACCGGTATCCGTGGGCGTGGGGATGCAGAACCAGCACGTGCAGGAATTGCAGAAGCACTGGTCGTGCGGGTCCCCGTGGAACAGATAGCCCACCATCTTCGTGACGTCGAGCACGTCGGTGACGCCGTCGCAGTTGAAGTTGGTTCTCTCCTTGGGGCAATCGGGATCGAACACAGGTGGCGAGCCCCGGAACGCGACGTCGACTGTATGCGCCAGATCCACGACGGTGACAATGCCGCTGCAGTCTGGGTCGCCGTCGCAGGGGCAATTGCAGGTGGCGACTCCGGCCGTCGCCGGGGACGGCTCCGCCACCGGGATGGCAGCCCATGCCGCCGTAGAGGCCAGCAGAACTAAGACAACAGACAAACAGGCCGCGCGCTTCATACCGTTCCTCCTTGCTCCGCGTCGCTGCGTGGAATCACAACGTTGCCAGACCGCTCAACTCCTGTCTTTGTTGCGAGGGTACATACATAGAATCGGTTCCATAACCCAAGTGAATCGGTGTGCCACGGGTCTTCAGACCCGTGCCCCTTCTCTCTGCCCCTGGGAGTTCACGGGTCTAAAGATCCGTGGCACCAACACCTCATGTCTCGCCCCGGGTTATGAAACCCATCGTAGTGTCGTCGATGCTGTCACCTCCTGTGTCTGACGTCTCGCTGTGAATCAACGCATCGCTACATCGTCGGCCCCGCGCCGCAATCGGGCGGCGGGTAGCCGCCACGAAAGACGTAGTCCACCAATCGCACGACGTCGGACACGTTGTAGATGCCGTCGCAATTGACGTCGCCGTGCTCCTCGGGATTGGGGGTCGGCGGCATGCCGCCGCGGAACACCAGGTTGATCAGGCAGCCGACGTCCTGGAGATTGACGATGCAATCGACCTGTCCGTTCGGGCCTCCGCACAGATCGCCATTGTGCCAGTCCTGACGCACGCGGAACGTGAATTGGTGCCAACCGGAGGCGATGTGGTAGTACACCACAACCGAGCCGGCGGTCCCGATCGGCGTACCGTCATGGGTGCAGATCATGTAGAATGTCGTGTCGGGCGGGACTTGAATAGTATCATAGATCCAGCCCGGCGGGAAGGGATCGACCGGGCGCTCGATGTACTGGTCGGCATCGCTCAGTTTCAGCGCGGCAAAGTAGGAACAGACCGATCCCGGCGGGCATTGGATCGAATCGGTGAAGCAGCGGGTCTCCTCCTGCGGTTCTGCGCAGCACGAGGAATACAAGAGCGCCCGCAGGCACATCGTTCCATAGGCGGGCACGACATAGCTGAACGAGTCGACGAGCGCCGTGGCCTTCGGGAGGAAGATTCCGTGCACATGTGAGGTGACGTATTCCCATGTCGGCGTGACGCTCACTTCACTCTGATAGAACGCCACCGAGTCGATCAGGCAGGTGCCGCCGGAGGGATTGTTGTCGATCGTGTGGAAGACCTTGATTGTGTCGCCGTCGCCGTATCCCGCTTCGGGCGTGATCGCAATCGATTGGGTGAGCCAGTCGCAGGCGCCGGTCGGGTAGCGGTGATTGAGGTGGTTGGCCAGACGGGTCAAGTCGGCATCGTTGACCACGCCATCGGCGTTGACATCGCGGCAGAGGCCTTCGACCGGATCGGAATCGAACGGCAGCACACAGGCGTCGCCGTCGACGTCGACCGAACGCACCGGCACCGTCCCGATCAGCCCGCAATCGGCATAAACCGAGACACTGCAGTCGGCGCAATCGCCGCCCGCCGCGATCGAGACAAAGACTCGACCGCTGTCGTCGGAGGGCGAGGCGACATATACCAGCGGCCAGTTGGGATAGACTCCCGGCTGCGGCAGGAACTCGCCACCGGTGCACGACGAAAAGTCGAGATAGATGCTGTGGTCGCCGATCCAGGGTTTTCCGGACGAACTGACGAGGTGAATGACGAAGGGGATGTCCCCACGTGGACACGCCAGCAGGTATGGGTCGGTGAATGACCGGGTACAACTGAGCGTGTCCGGCGCGCCGATGCGGATCACGCCCTTGGTAAACGACGGTAGCAGACAGTCGTGCGTGTTGCAGATCGCAAACGCCAGATGGTTGGCGGGCAGTACGCAGCAGGTGTCGATCTCGAATTCGCCGCTGGTCGTCGTCACATCAAACGTCAGCGTCAACGATGGGGTCCCCGCGCCGGGCGAACCATCCGAGCCGATCGCCAGGCATGGCTGATCTGAGTTCACGCCCGACCACATGATCGCGCTGGGACTGGTGAAGAATGTGCCCGTGGCGGTGCCGGGGAACTTGAATGTCTCCGAGACCGGTCCACTGCATAGGTTGGCAGTGTCTGGGTCACGGTAGTGCTGTTTGGCACTGTGTTGGGTCACGCCACTGCCGGCCAGACGGCCGGTCACCTCGTAGTTGAAGGAGTTCTGGATGTAGGCGCCCGGTGTGACTTCACGAATCTCCAACGGAATAATCAGCCCGTTCAGCGCCGTGTTGTTCTGCACATAGACGCCGACTTGAACGCCGGTGGCGCCGGGGCTCACCTCTTTGGATTCGACCACGACCGAGTTGTTGGGTGTCGGCACGCCGGGATTGCAGGTGCCGGGAT contains these protein-coding regions:
- a CDS encoding FG-GAP-like repeat-containing protein → MSVFAADLDGDDDSDLVVANYLSDNVSMLKNNGDGTFAAAVNYPAGSGPLSVVAADLDGDGDADLAVANFNGDNVSLLKNRGGGVFDPAGSLGVGDGPRSVFAADLDGDGDVDLAVANSLTDDVSILFNCTPQFCPCPCHGDPVCDGLLNVVDVIVVAEVFMGQPPIADSGCPYSRTDVDCSGTTDLVDLLNFINVVFFAADPGAQFCQPNPQPCRDTLNPGTCNPGVPTPNNSVVVESKEVSPGATGVQVGVYVQNNTALNGLIIPLEIREVTPGAYIQNSFNYEVTGRLAGSGVTQHSAKQHYRDPDTANLCSGPVSETFKFPGTATGTFFTSPSAIMWSGVNSDQPCLAIGSDGSPGAGTPSLTLTFDVTTTSGEFEIDTCCVLPANHLAFAICNTHDCLLPSFTKGVIRIGAPDTLSCTRSFTDPYLLACPRGDIPFVIHLVSSSGKPWIGDHSIYLDFSSCTGGEFLPQPGVYPNWPLVYVASPSDDSGRVFVSIAAGGDCADCSVSVYADCGLIGTVPVRSVDVDGDACVLPFDSDPVEGLCRDVNADGVVNDADLTRLANHLNHRYPTGACDWLTQSIAITPEAGYGDGDTIKVFHTIDNNPSGGTCLIDSVAFYQSEVSVTPTWEYVTSHVHGIFLPKATALVDSFSYVVPAYGTMCLRALLYSSCCAEPQEETRCFTDSIQCPPGSVCSYFAALKLSDADQYIERPVDPFPPGWIYDTIQVPPDTTFYMICTHDGTPIGTAGSVVVYYHIASGWHQFTFRVRQDWHNGDLCGGPNGQVDCIVNLQDVGCLINLVFRGGMPPTPNPEEHGDVNCDGIYNVSDVVRLVDYVFRGGYPPPDCGAGPTM